In the genome of Methanococcoides burtonii DSM 6242, the window CTTTTGCTTTTGTCTCCGTGCCAGTGGCATACTTCATTATCTATGTAATAACAGGAAATAAACAGGCAAGTAGCTACGTAAGCATCATATTCGCAATGTTCGGAGCATCATATCTGATGTTCCTTTTGACTAACAGAGTAGTAGAACCATTAGTAACCTACTGGTCATCAATTATCAATATAAACAGCAACATTGCGATCAACATTTATCTGATTGGCCTGTTTGTCATCCCTACCGCCATGATACTTGGAATTCTATTGTTAATACTTCTACGGAAGATATCGAAAAAAATACGATACCGTACTGTACTGTTACTAGTATCAATCTCTTTCGTCATCGATTTCATGCTAACGGACATGATCACCACATTTGATATGCTGCAGTTTGTTGCAAGGATCTTTGTCCTTATAGGAACAGTTCTTGCATACATTTCATATTTCCCACCCCCAGCATTACAAGAAAGACTCGGCATTTACCAGCATAATTTTGAGTCGTGTGATGAAGCGGAATACATGGATCTTGAGGAAGACATCGATGTCTGACACAATCAATGTTGAGTATGAGAAAAAGGTGGCCGAATTCTACCAGTCATTGGGAATAAACCAGGGACCAGGGGATATTCAATATCGTCTGATATTACTAGTTCTCAAAAAGAATGAAGGCAAAATAACGGAATTTGCCGAAATAAGAGAATACACAGACCAATTTGCAGATAGAGGAAGCATTGGAAGTAAGATGAAGACGGTATTCCAGTTAGAAGGACTTGCAAAGAAAATACAACGCGGCGGATATATCATAACAGAAAGGGGATTAATAGCCGCTAATTTTTTGAACTATACATCTGCATTCTACAAAAAGACAAAGAGCATGCAGGCAATGCTTGATCGTCTTCCATAATGGCGAAAGATGTATATATAATAAATATTATGTACATGTATATACTTTAATGTACATACGTGGTTATTATGCACTCTGCAATACATGAAATTATCAATTCTACGGAAAAGCGGGTTAAAGCGCTTTACGAAGCGGAAGATCATCCAATTTTGAAGGGAGATACACAGGGGATAGAGAAGATAATCGAAGCTATTCATTCAAAAAAGGATAGTGGAAAGGTTCCGATCATTGCCGAGGTCAAACCTGCATCCCCGTCTATGAAAATAATGGACATTTCACCGGAAGAAGCGGGAAAAATTGCCATGGATATGGAAAATGCAGGAGCTATTGCCATATCGGTCCTTACAGAACCAGAGTTCTTTGAAGGTTCCATTGATAATCTTAAAGCTGTCAGAGAAGCTATTTCACTACCCGTCCTGAGAAAAGATTTCATTATTGATAAGGTGCAGTTCGATGAGGTAAGAAGTGATCTTATATTATTGATAGCAGGACTTCTCGGCGAGAAACTGGAAGAACTCATCGAATATGCACGATCAAAGGAATTCGAACCTCTTGTGGAAGTACACAATAAGGAAGAACTTACATATGTTCTTGAGAATAGTTCAGCAAAGATAGTAGGTATCAATAATCGCGACCTTACAACCCTTGAGGTGGATATTGCTACCACAGAGGAACTTATACCGATAATAAAAAAGTACGACAGGAGAACAGGTGAAGAGCACCTTGTGATCAGTGAGAGTGGCGTACACACACCTGAAGACGCAAGAAGGATGATGAGAGCCGGTGCTGATGCGATACTTATCGGAACTTCCATTGTCAAAGATGAAGATATTTATAGAAAGACCAAAGAACTGGTCGATGCACTTGATAACACTATAGAATGATAATAGGGAGGTATGATATGAGCAATACAAAATATGGAAAGTACGGTGGACAGTTCGTCCCCGAGATACTGATGCCTGCTCTCGAAGAACTTGAGCAGGGATATGAGAAGTACAGGAACGATCCACAATTTATGGAGGAGCTTGATTATTATCTGAAAGATTTTGCAGGTCGGGAAACACCTCTTTATCACGCCAGGAACCTCAGCAAAAAATACGGTACAAAGATTTATCTAAAAAGGGAAGATCTTGTGCATGGTGGCGCTCACAAACTAAACAACACGATCGGCCAGGCGTTGCTTGCAAAGTATATGGGAAAGTCAAGACTTGTAGCAGAGACCGGGGCAGGCCAGCATGGTACTGCTACTGCCATGGCAGGGACTAATCTGGGATTCGAGACCCATGTATATATGGGCGCCAAGGATATGGAAAGACAGCGCATGAACGTGTATCGAATGGAGATCATGGGTACAGAAGTACATCCGGTCGAGTCCGGCTCAAGAACACTTAAAGATGCTATCAACGAAGCACTGCGCGATTGGGTCTCAAATGTAGAGAATACACATTATCTGATAGGTTCAGTAGTTGGACCACATCCATATCCAATGATGGTAAGAGATTTTCAGAGCGTGATCGGAAATGAGGTAAAGCAACAGATAATAAAAAAGGAGGGTCGTTATCCGGATTCAATAGTTGCCTGTGCAGGTGGTGGCAGTAATGCCATGGGGATATTCCACCCGTTCATTGAAGAGGATGTGAAACTTATAGCGGTAGAAGCAGGCGGAAAAGGTATGGAATATACCAAAGATGCGGCACTTCATTCGGCATCAC includes:
- a CDS encoding indole-3-glycerol-phosphate synthase gives rise to the protein MHSAIHEIINSTEKRVKALYEAEDHPILKGDTQGIEKIIEAIHSKKDSGKVPIIAEVKPASPSMKIMDISPEEAGKIAMDMENAGAIAISVLTEPEFFEGSIDNLKAVREAISLPVLRKDFIIDKVQFDEVRSDLILLIAGLLGEKLEELIEYARSKEFEPLVEVHNKEELTYVLENSSAKIVGINNRDLTTLEVDIATTEELIPIIKKYDRRTGEEHLVISESGVHTPEDARRMMRAGADAILIGTSIVKDEDIYRKTKELVDALDNTIE
- the trpB gene encoding tryptophan synthase subunit beta; translated protein: MSNTKYGKYGGQFVPEILMPALEELEQGYEKYRNDPQFMEELDYYLKDFAGRETPLYHARNLSKKYGTKIYLKREDLVHGGAHKLNNTIGQALLAKYMGKSRLVAETGAGQHGTATAMAGTNLGFETHVYMGAKDMERQRMNVYRMEIMGTEVHPVESGSRTLKDAINEALRDWVSNVENTHYLIGSVVGPHPYPMMVRDFQSVIGNEVKQQIIKKEGRYPDSIVACAGGGSNAMGIFHPFIEEDVKLIAVEAGGKGMEYTKDAALHSASLSVGEDGVLQGARTRILQDEYGQILESSSISAGLDYSGVGPELAHLADIGRILPRVVNDDLALEAFHELSRVEGIIPALESSHAVAHVMEAAESGELGELVVINLSGRGDKDLETVIGLERRK